The segment TACCGCTTCTTCCATCCCGACAAATTCAAACGTCAGGGCCGCCCCGGTTTGCGCCTGCGCCACGCGCGGCAAATCGCAAGGCAGCACCGATCCGATACGCGGATACCCCCCCGTGGTCTGGCATTCATACATCAGTACATAGGGGGCACCGTCACCCGATATCTGGATGTCACCGGGCACGACAACTTCGGACACAATGCTCAGCTGCGCGCCGGTGGCAAATCCGTCCCCATCATGATCCATGCGCACGCCCATGCGATTGGCGCGGGCATCACGGCGAAAGGGCGTGGCGGTAAAGCGTTCGATGGTTTCTGCATCAAAGGATGTCGTTTGCATCGATTCCACCAGCCGTATTTTCCCGCCGCCAAAACGGTCGGATTTGGGCAGGGTCATCGCAACATCCTGCGCCGCGTCGGGGCCAAGCGGCAAGGCTTCACCGGTTTGCAACAGCGTTCCGATGCCACCTGCAAGATGGCTGGCCCGCGATCCCATCACGGGCGGCGTAGCAAAACCACCGCCCACATGCAGATACCCGTAGCTGCCATTGCGCGCGCCACCAATCGTCAGCGTTACACCCGCAGGCAGGCGATGGCTGGCGCCCCAAACCAGTGGTTCGCCATCAATCTGGGCGGCCATCTCAGCACCCGTCAGCGCAATGCGGATATCGGCGTCGCTGGTGAAACTGCCGCCACTGCCGGCCATTTCGATCGCCGCATGGGTCGGGGACTGGCCCAGCAACGCGGCACCTTCAAACAAGGCGGTGCGATCTGCCGCCCCGCCAACGGTCAACCCTTGGGCACGATATCCGGCACGGCCTTGATCCTGCAAACTCAGCGCTGGACCGGCTTGGGTAATTGTCAGATGCGCTGTCATGTCAGCACCTCGCGGGACGCACCACCAAGACCGGAAGAGTCCTTGGCAAGGATTGCATCATATTCGGCGCGGCTGATCGCGGGAAAGGTCAATTCATCCCCCGGTGCCAGCGTGAAAGGCATATCTGCATCGGGGCGGAAAGTTCGAAACGCCGTCTGCCCGATGTGACGCCAACCCGTGGGCGCGGCGTTGGTAAATACAATCAACTGACGAATGGCAATGACCAGCGCACCGGAGGGCACAGATTTGGTAAGCCCCTGTTGGCGCGGGATGTTCCACGTCTTTGAAAGTTCACCCATATAGGGCTGACCGGGGGCAAAACCGATGGTTAGAACCCGCACGCGAGAGGCGGATATTTCCGCAATGGCCTGATCAGGATCAACACCCGCAACTTCAGCGGCTTCCTCAAGCTGTGGGGCCAGTTCAGTGCCGTAAAGCGTTGGCACATGCCACAAGGTCCGGCCGGTCGGCAAATCCGCATCAAACCAGTCGCGGCTTTTCAATAGTGCCTCAAGGCGTTCTTTCATCTCCTCGGGCGCGGTGCTCGCAAGGTCGACCTCAAGAAACGTTGAGACCAGTGAAGTGCTGGTTTCCGACACCTCCGGCCACGCCGCCCCATCAACAGCAGCGCGAAAGGCAAGGGCAGCACGGTTGGCCGGTTCGGACATCTCACCTGCGAAAGTGACCAACATCCCAGACAGCCCGACAGTACGGATTTGCGGCCAGTTACCCATCACGCAGCGCCCATGTGTAAAGCCGTGGCAACAGCATCGGTGTCAGGTACATCGGCAATTGCCAACATCCGATAAAAATCATTAACGGGGCCAGAACCTCGGGGGGCAAGGCCACCAGAAAGATCGCGATATTGCGGTTGCCTGCCCCGATGGCCAACGGTCCCGCGACACGTCGCAATGGGCTGCGTCGCAACACCAGCAAAGTCGCCAGTTGCAACAGATAGCTGATCGCAAAGGCAAGCACCGCCCATTTCGCCACCGCCAAAGGATCGCTGCGTAGCGCCGGATTGAGCGCGGCCATCAGCCCCACGACGATGAACGAAAACGCCAGCACCGATAGACCATCCAGCGCCTTGACCTGTCCCTCGCTGGGGAGCGGAAAAAACCGATGCCGCAGAACAAACCCAAGCCCCGTTGCCAACACGATCACCACCAACAGCTTGAGCGCGGCAAGGATGATCACCGCGGGTGCACCCGCTTGCGGCAAGAATGCCAGTATCGGCAGAACCGTCACTGGAAACGCCGCGGTGCCGAGCACCAGAATTTGCATCATCCGCCCCGCGTCCAACCGCAGCATCAGTGCCAGATTGACGCTGCCGGTGATCGCCGGTGCTGCACAGGCCAGCACAATCGCCAGCGTCGCGGATGTGTCTTGCAGGCCCGCCAACATCAGCGCCCCCAGCAACGCCAAAGGGACGCCCGTTTGCAAAAGCGCGACCGCGCTGAGCCCCCATCGCAGATCGCCAACCGCCCCCATCGCGGCGCGGTGCCCGATGCGCAGGGCAGTCACGGTCAACAGGATCGCCACCATATGCGGCAACCACACCACCAGCGTCGCCGCAAAGGACGGCAGGGCCAAACCGCCCAGCAATCCGAGGATCAGACAGGCCCGCGCATGGGATGACGCGAGCCAAAGAAACCGTTGCATCAAACATCCCCTTAACCCGGCCCTGACCGCATGTTCTCCGGCAACCAAGTCGCGATTTCGGGGAACCAGATCAGAACGAAAACCATCAGCACCATGATCGCAAACATCGGCAGGGCGGCGCGGGTGATATAGCCCATTTCATGATCCGTCATGCCCTGAAGGACAAACAGGTTGAACCCGATGGGCGGTGTAATTTGCGCCATTTCGATGACCACCACCACAAAGATACCAAACCAGATCAGATCAATACCCGCGCTGCGCACCATAGGTTCGACCACAGCCATGGTCAGCACAATGGCGGAAATTCCGTCAAGGAACATGCCAAGGATGATATAGAAAACCAAAAGCGCCATGAGCAGTTGGAACCGTGTCAGTTCCATCGCGGCGATGCCGTCAGCGAGTGAACGCGGCAAGCCTGTAAACCCCATCGACAGCTTCAGAAAGGCCGCCCCGGCAAGGATCAGCGCAATCATTGCAGAGGTCCGCGTCGCGCCCATCAGGCTTTCGCGAAAGCTGTCCCACGTCAGGGACTTTTGCAACAATGCCAGCACCAGCGCGCCGATCACCCCGATCGCCGCCGCCTCGGTCGCGGTGGCAAGACCGGCGTACATTGAACCAATGACAACTGTGATCAGGGCAAAAACCGGCAACAGGAAACGCGAATTGGCGAGTTTTTCGGAAAAGCTCATGCCTTTCTCGACAGTCGGGTTCCAGTCTTTCGAGGTAACGCTGACGAAAGCGACATAGCCCATGAACATCCCTGCCAGCACCAGACCGGGGAACACACCAGCAAAGAACAACTTGGTGATGCTTTCGTTGACGGTCACGCCGTAAACGATCAGCGCCAGCGACGGCGGGATCATCAGACCAAGGGTCGCCGCACCGGCAAGCGTGCCGATGACCATCTTTTCGGGATAGTTGCGCGCCCGCAATTCAGGGATCGCCATCTTGCCCACCGTCGTCAGCGTCGCGGCGGAAGATCCCGAAACAGCCGCAAACACGGTGCAAGACACGATGTTGGTATGCACCAATCCCCCCGGCAAACGGGCAAGCCATGGCGAAAGCCCTTTGAACATGTCTTCGGATAAGCGCGTTCGGTACAGGATCTCGCCCATCCAGATGAACAACGGTAGCGCCGTCAACGTCCAAGATGATGACGAGGCCCAGATCGTTGTGATCATCACGTCCCCCACTGGGCGGGTCGTAAACAATTCCATCCCGACCCAAGCAACCCCCATCAGGGCCAGACCAACCCAGACACCAGTGCCAAGCAGCAGGAACAGGACAAAAAGAAACAGGATAATTGCGTAAAGCTCTGTCATGGTTATTCCCCGTGGCTTTCAACAGTGTCGCGGACAATGCGGTGTTTGCCCTTGAGCAACACGTGGATCAGATTGTCGGTCAGCGCGACAGCCAGCAGCCCGCCGCCGATCACCATCACGGATTGCGGGATCCACAACAGGCTTGCATCCTGCCCTTGACTGACCTCGTTGAATTTCCAGGACCAGTAAACAAACCAATAGGCGTAGTAGCTGAAATACCACGCGATGGCCGATGCCAGCGCGAAACACCAGATTTCCAACGCGTATTTGACGCGCGGCGATACGGCGTTCAGCAGAACAGACACGCGAATATGCGCCCCCCTGTTCAAGGCACTGGCAAAAGCGAAAAAGCTGGCGGCCGCCATGGCGTATCCCGCGTAATCAGGGGCGCCGCGAAATATCTCTCCGGTCCAGCGCGCGATCATCTGAGCAACGATCAACGACAAAATGGCAATCAGGCACAACGCTGCGATAACGCCCGCAGCACTGTATAGAAGATCAAGCACACGCCGGAGAATTTTCATTTCTTGGTCCCTGTATAAATCAGGCTGGGCATGGGCACCTCAAAACCTGTTGGCGTTTGAAACGGTGTCATGGCCGCGTTGATGCGGTCGCGCAGCCGCTGCTGAACATCCGGTTCCTGTGCGGCGACGATCAACGGAACGCGCACGCCAAACTGCATGAAAAAATCGAAAAAATCCGGCCCCGTGGCGATCAATTCCGTGTCCAGCCGACGCGTCGTGATGTCGTCGAAACCGGAGGCATCCATCATGCTGGTGACGGTTTGCGGATCAGAAAGCGCATAGGCATCGGGTGCCGGATCGGCGCGGCCCATATCGGCCTCTTCCTTCAGCACTGCAAACAATGCCGCATACAGCGTTGAATCGGATGGTGCCGTCCACTGGCTAAAACAAAACCGGCCGCCCCTGCGCAACGCGCGTGCGGCCTCGCGCATGGCCAGCGCCGGATCCCCCATGTGAAACAATCCCATGTTGCAGGCGACAGCATCAAACGTCCCATCCGCAACCGGAAGCGCTTGCGCGTCCGCAACCTCGAACGGCAAATCGGGAAATCGCTGCCTTGCGGCGTCAATCATACCAGCAGCGTAATCTACGCCTGTTGCCTCGGCCTCCAGCGCAGCTGCCGCTCCTGCAACGTAGCCGGGGCCACATGCCACATCCAGCAAACGCATGCCGGGGCGCAGCCCCAAAGCATCCAACATTGCAGGCACGATCTGCAGGGTCGCCCGCGCAGTGTGCGTGGCATAGACCTCCGCCCGCTCGTGCCAGCCTGTCCGCTCGGCGTTTATAAATGCGTCATATGTCATATCGGCAAATAGGGCCGCTTGCGCGACCCTACCCTTTTGCAATCAACGGTTACTTCATCGCCTTGAAGCCGTCGACAATGGCCGCACCATCGTCACCCGCCGCTTCAAGCCATTCGGATGTCATCGTTGCGCCGATTTCGCGCAATTCGCCCATCAGCGCATCACCCGCCGGCGCAACAGTCATGCCGCCCTCGGCCAAGCCGTCCATGGTGAATTTTGTGTAATCTTTCGAGGCCTGCAAACCACGCGCCGAAGCTTCGCTTGCGCAGGTCGTGATCGCCGCTTTGTTGGCATCTGACACGCCGTCCCAAACGTCGTTGTTCACCATGACGTAGTTGTACGGCAACCAGGCGTCGACCTCATAGAAATGCGACAGGCTTTCCCAGACTTTGCGGTCATAACCGGTGGCACCGGAAGAGATCATCGATTCCGCAACACCGGTTGCAAACGCCTGTGAAATCTCTGCCGCTTCAATCGTCACGGGCAACATGCCTGTCAGCTCTGCCAAACGTGCCGTAGCCGAGTTATAGGACCGGAACTTGGTGCCCGCCATATCCGCAACGCTGTTCACTTCCTTGTTGAAATACAGACCTTGTGGCGGCCATGGCACAGCATAAAGCATTGTCAGGTTCTGTTCGGCCAGCACTTCTTCAAGTTTCGGCTGGGCCGCTTTGAACAGTTTTGCACTATCGTCAAATGAAGGTGCAAGAAACGGAACGGAGTCAAAGCCGAAAACCGCATTTTCATTCTGGTGGCCGGATAGCAAACGCTCGCCAATCTGGACCTGACCTGTTTGGATCGCCCGCTTGATATCCGCGCCAGCAAACAGCGAACCGCCCGCATGCACAGTGATTTCGATGTCGCCATTGGTGCCCGCGGCAACGCAATTGGCAAATTCAACGCCATTCTCTGAATGAAAGTTGGAGGCAGAATAGGCCATCGGCATGTCCCATTTTTCGGCCGCCATCGCAGGCAACGCGCCCGTCAGCGCCATGGCAGCAGTTGCCACACCTGTCATCAGTTTTGTTGTCAGTTTCATTGTCGTCTCCCTTTTGGTTTTTTGGTCGTGTGAAATCTGGTCGTTCAGGAAAATCTTTGTGGATGGTAGGGCGCAAGATCGGTGTTCACCTGCGCACCACTGATCAGTCCCGCAACCAAACGGCCCGTTTTCGGACCACCGGTCAGGCCGATGTGTTGATGCCCGAATGCCGTGAAAACGCCGGACTTGCCGACTTGTCCGATCAACGGCAGGCTGTCGGTGGTGGCCGGACGGTGGCCCAGCCATTCGATTTCGGATTTGGCTTTGAGGTTGGGAAAGGCTTTTGCCGCCTGCCGGCGCAGAAAGGCCAGCGGTGCCTTGGAAGCCCCTGCGTCCAGCCCGCCGAATTCGACGATACCGGCACAGCGCACCCCCTGCTCCATCGGGGTTGCCACGAATTTGCCGCTGGCAACCATCGTGGGGCGGGTCGGGCCGCCTGTCGCGTCTTCGAATACGATATGGTACCCGCGCTCCGCTTCCAGCGGCACGTTCAGACCCAGCTTGGCCATCATCGGTTTTGACCAGACACCCGTTGCCAGCACAACTTCGCTACAGTTGACGGTGCCTTGCGTGGTGTGCACCGCTGACACAGCACCGCCGCTCAGGTCAAAATCTTTGACTTCAGCCTGCAGGATTGTGCCGCCCATCCCTTCGAATGCTTTTGCAAGCGCCTGAACATAGCCACCGGGGCTGCGGATATATCCGTGGTGTTTCATGATCGCCATACAGGTGATGTCATCGCCCAGTGCCGGTTCATAATCGCGCAAATCCTGACCTTCGATCAGCGTCGGGACAAATCCCGCCTCCTTGCGCAACGCCCATGTATAGCTTTCAGCGTCGAAAGCCGCGCGATTGGCATAAGCAAAACAATAATCACTTTCACTGACCCAATCACCCAAACCCAGGTCGTCGCACAGGCTTTTGTGCTGCTGCACCGCGTCGCCAACAATCGGGGTCAGTCCCAGTGCGATCCGGCGGGTATCCGCATCATTGGCATGCGCGAGATATTTGCGCAGCCACGGCAGCAGTTTGGGAAGATAACGCCAGCGCATGAACAGCGGAAAGTCGGGGTCCATCAGCATTTTGGGCGCTTTGGCCAGCAATCCGGGCGCAGTCACCGGCACCATTGCACAGGCCGCAAGCACGCCAGCATTGCCATGCGACGTCCCGGTCCCCGGCGCACCGCGATCAATGACCGTTACGTTGATCCCTGCACGGCGCAGCCAGATGGCCGTGGAAACACCAACAATCCCTGCACCGATTACGGCGACATGACGCGTCATGCACGCGCCTTAAATTTGCATTTTGTCTTCAAAGTCGATTCTCCCCACGCTTATCTTGGCATGGAAAATTCAAACATCAACAAAATGTTTATAAATTGTCATCGTTATTTATGGGCTGCACAATTTTTGACACCCAGACAGGTCTGCGTCATGGTTTGCCACCTGCGAAAAGGACGAAGCACGTTGGTAAACACCCAAGCACCGTTAGGCATCTTGATGCTCGACACCCGTTTTCCGCGTATTCTGGGGGATGTGGGGAATGCGGACACCTGGCCGTTTCCGGTGCACTATGGCGTCGTGAAAGGTGCCACCCCGCAGGCAATTGTCTGCGATGACATCGAACCCTTCGTGCAGGAATTCATTGCCGTCGGGCGTGATTTGGTAGCCCAAGGATGCAACGGCATCGCGACAACCTGTGGCTTTCTGGCGCTGATCCGCCCGCGCCTTGCTGCCGCTTTGGGCGCACCAGTGGCCGCCTCCGCGCTCGAACAGGCAGGCCAGATCGCACCGATGCTGGCACCGGATCAACAGCTGGGCATCCTCACCATTTCTGCAGAATCCCTGACACCTGCCCATCTGGGCGCAGCGGGCGTGCCGCCGGAGACGCCTGTACAGGGTATGGAAAACAGCCGCTTTGCCGCCGCAATTCTGGGCAACGAACCCACATTGGATGTCGAAAGAGCGCATCAGGAAATGGTGAGAGCCGCGCAAAACCTTGTTGCGCAGAACCCTTCGGTCGGAGCGATTATTCTGGAATGCACCAATATGGTCCCCTATGCGCCCGACATCGCGCGCGCGACCGGTCGCGGCGTCTTTTCGATCTACACCTATCTGCGATGGTTTCACGCAGGGCTTACGCCACAGGTTTTCTAACGCGCATCTTCCAAAATGAGGTCGCTGGCTTTTTCACCGATCATAATGGCAGGCGCGTTGGTATTGCCGGACACGATTTCAGGCATGATCGAACAGTCGGCCACGCGCAGTCCCGCAACCCCGTGCACCCGCAAGCGCGCATCAACCACAGCGTCCGGCCCCTGTCCCATCTTACAGGTGCCCGTCGGATGGTAGATCGAGGCCGTATTGTCACGCGCCCAGTCCAGCGTGTCGTCGTAGTTGTCGATGTCGAGACTGGAGTGAGGCCGGAATTCTTCGGATATTTTGGAGGTCAGCGGCGCATTACGTGCAATCCTGCGGGCAATGTTCACACCTGCGACGATGGTGTCACAATCGGTCTTGGTCGACAGATAATTCGGAATGATCTTGGGATAGGCGCGCGGGTCGCCGCTGCCCAGCCGGATCTCGCCCTTGCTTTCGGGGCGCAGCTGGCAAACCGACATGGTAAAAGCGGAAAACCTGTCCGCGCCCTTGCCGGGGTTTTCGGCGGACAAGGGTTGTACATGAAACTGAATGTCGGGTGTTTCCAGATCATCACGGGTCTTAAGGAAACCCGTGGCCAGACTGGCCGCCATAGTCATCGGACCAGCGCGGAACATCGCAAATTTCAGCCCGATCTTGGCCTGTCCCCAAAGTGACGAAACTTCGTCATTCAGTGTCGGTTCATGGGTTTTATAGACCAGCCGCGCTTGCAGATGATCCTGCATGTTTTTACCGACGCCGTGCAGTTCCTTTTGCACGCTGATGCCGTGCTCGGCGAGTTGATCGGCCTCGCCGATGCCGGACAACATTAGCAATTGCGGCGAATTGATCGCCCCGCCACATAACACCACTTCGCGGGCCGCCTGCACCTCATGCTGCGTGCCGCTGCGGTCTGTGTAAAGCACGCCGGTCGCGCGGTTGTCCTTGATCACAACCTTGTCGACCTGTGCATGGGTAATGATTTGAAGATTGGGCCGTTTTTTGATCGGGTTAAGATAGGCCACGGCCGCGGAGCACCGCCAACCGTTGCGCGATGTCAGCTGGAAAAACCCAACGCCTTCCTGATCCGCCCCGTTGTAATCCGAGTTGAACTTATACCCCGCCGCCTGTGCCGCCGCGACCCATGCATCCGTGATCGGCCGCTGGATACGCATGTTACTGACGGACAGCGGCCCCTGATCCCCGTGAAAGGCATCAGCCCCGCGTTCGTTTTTTTCGGCCCGCTTGAACAACGGCAGCACGTCGTCCCAGCCCCAGCCCGTGTTCCCCATTTGCCGCCAGCGGTCATAATCCTGCGCCTGTCCGCGCACATATAACAATCCGTTCAACGATGACGATCCGCCCAGAACCTTGCCACGCGGCCATTCGATCGACCGCCCGTTCAGCCCCGGATCAGGTTCGGTTTTGTAACACCAATCCACTTTGGGATTGTGGATGGTTTTGAAATAGCCAACCGGAATGTGGATCCACGGATTAAGATCACGTCCTCCCGCCTCAAGTAGAATCACTTTGTTTTTGGGATCGGCACTGAGCCTGTTGGCCAGAACGCAGCCCGCAGAACCCGCACCAACCACGATGAAATCAGCATTCACTTTCAGAAACCTCCCTTAGGTAAAGAAAATTCTATACAGAAGCTTCTTTTCGCGCTAGTGTTTTTTGAAACTATAAGTCTCATTAATTGACAAAAAGATTCAACCGGGAGGAACTACAATGAAAATATCTGATAAACTGGGCGGAATTTCGCGGCGCGATCTGTTCCGTGTGGCAGGCCAATACGGCATGTCATCCACTTTGCTGGCCGCGGGCAGCTTTGGTGGTGCGATGAGTCTTGCCAATCTGGCGAGTGCGGCGGAATCGTCCTACGAAAAGCGCTTTAAGAAGGAAGCGAAGTTCACATTCAAATTCGGTGCCGCCGGATTTAACGAACGTAACCTATTGATTGAACGCGCAGGTTGCCTTGAATTTGCCCGCGATCTGGAAAGCCGAACAGACGGCGAGATCCGCGTAGAATTCATCGGTGACAACCAGATTTGCGGTCAAACTTCTTGCGTCGAAAAGACCCAGCAAGGGATCGTGGACATCTATGCCGCCTCCACCCAGAACTCTGCCGGTGGCGCGCCCTACCTCAACGTGCTCGACTATGCCTACATGTTCCGCAACCGTGCGGATCAGTACCATTTCCTTTATTCACCAGAATCAGCAAAGCTGCTGCGCGAACCATATGAAAAGCGCCACGGTCTGAAATTCCTGTTCTCACACGCCGAACTGCGCGGCATTCAGCTGGGTCTGGCTTGGGAAGACAAAGACACTGTGACATCGGTCGAACAGCTGGCCGGCACCAAGAACCGCGTCACCGGCACACAGCTGGGCCGCATCGCGATGGAAGCGATGAACCTCAATCCGGTGCCTGTAGCATGGGAAGAAACCCTTGATGGTCTCAAGCAAGGTCTGATTGATGGCGCGGAAACCTGGGCCTCTGCCGTGGCCTACGCCAACATGTCCCCCGTTGTGTCTCAATCGGTTCACCTGAACTTCTTCTGCGGGACAGAACACACAGCGATGTCGGCCAAAGCTTTTGATTCGCTTGGCGGTGAATTGCAGGATGCGGTGATGGAATCGTCCTATCTTGCGCAGGTCCACGTTCAGGCTGCAAACGAAGCGGCGCTGGTCAAAACAGTGGGCCAGTCCGATCCGCAACTGCCCGGCACCATCTTTGCCCAGAACAATGTGCGCAATGCCTTCCTTTCCGACGCCGAAATTAAAAAGGCCGAGGAAATGTGTTCGCCCGAGTATCAGCCACAGCTGTGGGAAGAATGGCGCGAGCGGCTTAACGGCTGGTCCGGCGGTCACGACACCTATCAGGAAATCTATGACTCCGTGCGCACCCTGCCCGCGGATACCCTGCCGGAAAACGTTGAACCGCGTCGCTGGTGGAAATCATAACAGAGCCGGATTAGGCTAAAATCTGGGGCCGGTCTTCTTGCGGGGGCCGGCCCTTTTGACTTCGCTATCGGGAGACTAGCGCAGGTCGGACACCTTTGGGAGGAACGGGTATGTCAATTTGGGCCGAAGCGGGAGCCGTCATTCCCGCAATTTTTGCAGGGAGCGCATGGAAAATGCGCGATGCCTTTTATACCGACGGGATGTGGGTCGTCTGCTTTTTCATAACGTTGATCGGGGGCATTCTGGCCAACCAGTTCTTCAAACGTCTGCCCTTTATGGACAGGCATCTGGAACGCGGGATCGCCGTCGCAACCTATCTGATGATCGCCGCGATTATTTTCTGGGGCGTCATCGACCGGTTTATCTTTTCAAGCCAATGGTCTGGGTCGACCACTGTGCCGCCCTTCCTGTTCATGATCATGGCATGGTTTGGCTGTTCCTATAACGTCCGCCTGCGCACCCACCTCAGCTTTAGTGAGTTCCGCGCCAATATGAAGCCCAAGGGCCAAATGGCCGCGCTGACGCTCGACGGTGTGTTGTGGTTCGGTTTCTGCTGGATCGCCATCACGACATCCCTGCGCTTTACCGCCTATTCGGCGGATAATTTCCAACTGGTCGATGGCGTGGATAACACGATGAAATGGTGGTTCTACATCACCGTGCCGGTGGCCTTTATCCTGATGTCAGGTCGCGTCGTCGGCAACTGGCTGGACGATTGGAAAAACTACAAGGCGGGCAACCAGATCATTCAAACAGCGGTTATCGGGGGGGAAGTCTGATGTCAGACGGTACATGGGTCACACTTATCTCATTGGCGGTGACGATCTTTTTCATGCTGGGCACACCAGTGTTGCTGGTCATTTTTTATTGGGTCATCGGCTGTAGCTTTGTCATCGGCCTGCCTCTGGATAACACCGGCAACGAACTTCTTAACGTCTTTAACAAGGGCTTTGCCCTTCTCGCCATGCCGCTGTTCATTCTGACGGGGGATTTGATTAACCAATCCGGTATCGCACGAAGGCTATCGGATTTTGCCTATGCCTGTCTGGGCTGGTTGCGCG is part of the Sulfitobacter geojensis genome and harbors:
- a CDS encoding TRAP transporter substrate-binding protein, whose amino-acid sequence is MKISDKLGGISRRDLFRVAGQYGMSSTLLAAGSFGGAMSLANLASAAESSYEKRFKKEAKFTFKFGAAGFNERNLLIERAGCLEFARDLESRTDGEIRVEFIGDNQICGQTSCVEKTQQGIVDIYAASTQNSAGGAPYLNVLDYAYMFRNRADQYHFLYSPESAKLLREPYEKRHGLKFLFSHAELRGIQLGLAWEDKDTVTSVEQLAGTKNRVTGTQLGRIAMEAMNLNPVPVAWEETLDGLKQGLIDGAETWASAVAYANMSPVVSQSVHLNFFCGTEHTAMSAKAFDSLGGELQDAVMESSYLAQVHVQAANEAALVKTVGQSDPQLPGTIFAQNNVRNAFLSDAEIKKAEEMCSPEYQPQLWEEWRERLNGWSGGHDTYQEIYDSVRTLPADTLPENVEPRRWWKS
- a CDS encoding TRAP transporter small permease yields the protein MSIWAEAGAVIPAIFAGSAWKMRDAFYTDGMWVVCFFITLIGGILANQFFKRLPFMDRHLERGIAVATYLMIAAIIFWGVIDRFIFSSQWSGSTTVPPFLFMIMAWFGCSYNVRLRTHLSFSEFRANMKPKGQMAALTLDGVLWFGFCWIAITTSLRFTAYSADNFQLVDGVDNTMKWWFYITVPVAFILMSGRVVGNWLDDWKNYKAGNQIIQTAVIGGEV